In Pieris napi chromosome 8, ilPieNapi1.2, whole genome shotgun sequence, the genomic stretch ACACTCTGATTtttgttatcaataaaaacaagtttttatttaaaaaaaaaggttttgactttataaaaaaaaggtgtgTGCGCGATTCACACACgatagaagtgaaacttcaaaGAGGAGAGaccgatatatatttttttttcctttcatcTAGGTTTTTAAAACTCCGGGGGGTCTACGGGGgggtcaaaatttatttttggccTAGGACGCACCGTTTCCGAGATATTTCAatctaaagcaaaaaatcgtCACTTGATAGTGGAAAGTGGAAACACGCACAAAACCAGAATAAACCAGTTTACGCTGTCCGCAGGTGCCACGTGCAGTCCGGCGTCAGTCGCTTGGTACTGTTAGAACATAAAGCACACATttcattcaaaaattataattattacgttaattgttaaattttgtatttgttgattgttgttattgtttgttattattgttataatatttgttgaaGTGTTTAATTTGTGTGTAAGTGTTGCaactttatattgttaattaaaaatggctcCAGTGTTAAAACATGGTCGAGGCAAGCCTTTGACTTCTCAAACTAAAGAAGTTTTGTACTGTTTGtacaaatatttcgaaaatgaGTGTAATAACAACCCGAGCAGTATTATGACTCCCACTCAATTAGTTGCTAAATCAACGGGAATTTCAATAGCATCCGTCAGAAAGGTAGTATCAGAAAGCAAATGTCGACCTTCAGATCAGGaagtaacatttaaatctCCTAAAAAGAAACCGAATCGTAAACCTACAATAGTAATCGATAACTTTGATCAGCAAGTTATCAGAAGAACAATTCATGACTTCCACAtcacaaataaagaaattccCACTTTGAAAACTTTGCACgcaaaattaaaagaagataTCGATTATAAAGGTTGTGTCAGCACGTTACGAAAACACGTCATGTCATTAGGTTTTAATTGGAAGCAAACAGAAGATAACCGGAAACTTCTTATGGAAAAACACGAAATTAGATACTtgcgaattaattatttgatgaaaattgcTGAATATCGTGAACAACGCCGACCAATTGTTTACACCGAcgaaacatatatacatacatcacATACCCTCTCGAAATCTTGGTCAGATGGAAGCACTTCAGGTTTGAAGCAACATATATCGAAAGGCAACCGCTTAATCATTGTTCATGCCGGTGGTATGGATGGCTTTATACCAAATGCATTGCTTATGTTTAAAGCCAACCAAAAAAGTGGAGATTACCACGACAATATGAACTATGACAACTATTCAAGGTGGATTCAAACTCAATTAATACCCAACTTACAACCAAATagtgttgttgttgttgacaACGCACCATATCATAACTCAATACAAAATCCTGCACCGAATAGTAATTCTAGAAAACAGCAAATGATTGACTGGCTGACATTGCGAAACATTGAGCATTCATCCACGTTGCTTAAGCCTCAATTATATGAACTGATTCTGCAAAACAAGGCGAGATTTGTAGAGTACAAGATAGACGAAATATTACGACAGCACGGTCATACTGTGCTGCGTTTACCACCATACCATCCGGAGTTTAAtcctatagaaaatatatgggGGATAGTGAAAACATATGTCGCAAAAAAGAATGTCGCAATGAATATGAAGGTTATAATGTCATTAGCTGAAGAAAAAATGAACGCCATAACTGTAGAGGAATGGAGAAAAGTTTGTCTGCATGCTATTGAGGAGGAAAACAAATATCAGGGTAGAGACGCAGCTTTAGACACAATATCAGAAcgaatcataattaatttaaataattcatctgATGAAAGCGAGGATGGGGATGATTGTGATATGCCTGGGGTTGATgaattattagaataaaacatttatggcCGGAGAACACCTAATTCATACACGTCTTCACTGAAGTGAAAACCGGCATTCACTGCTTGTAATATTTGGAACTGGCTTATCTGCCTCATACAGTTCCATAGATTACAATGCAGTGGATACACATTTTCACGTCCGTATTAGTACGTAGTGCGTATGCGTAGACGTGTACGCATTTGGTGTGCTCCAGCCACAAACGTAtattacctttaaaaaaataaaaactaaaaataaaatgttgtttttttttttatttgctgaCCATACACTACTACAAACGCAAAAATTTCTCCAAGCTAATTTACCTGTACACCTTTACTAAGTAGTTGTTGTGGCTTGCATTCACGGCAGAACCACTAAAGtgatatgtaataatttgtttatttacgtTAACGGTAAGTTGTTTAAACCTACGGTTATCATTTATACCTAACCATCAAATAGATAAGGGAAAACTTTTCCAGCCGTCTTACAGGTtgcagaaaataaatacttcatttaTGGGCCTAAGTATACGCTGCTATAACATGATTCCTAGTGAAATATTGGAACTGCctttaaacagattcaaaacacatatcaaaaaaaccttaatgGGTAAAGGTTACTACACAGTCAATGACTACCTGGAAGATAAAAACGCTTGGCAatagttctaattatattcttataatttgattCGTTATCTTTGAAGTGTTATGAATAcgtgtgtaatggtgaatgtggtaattcacagaacagattttttttttttacttatgtaactttaatgacgttgtggtttatgacattttcctttgaataattgtaatgtaaagggagggcaaaacttgctgagtttcttgcccgttcttctcagaacaaggcctcctggtagttttgcgaacggatggcgtagtcttgctctttcgtgaattttgtaaacgttgctgacattcataagtatgctctaagaagcatctaaattgaataaacgtattttgatttgatttgatttgatttgatacaaataaagttttaaggAAGTAACTGTTACATAGGttggaaatatttataactttttcatCAAACAACCTTTGCttccataataataataaagttacgTAACATTACACAATAAACATTACAACTAATTCTTACTCTTATTTAGTATATAACATCTAACATCCGCAATTGAAACACATTTCTTgaggaaaatttaaatagtgtacacgtttataatttttatttcagtaaaatgGATTTTACTGGCAAAGTAGTACTTATAACTGGAGCTAGTTCGGGTTTCGGTGCCACCACTGCTGTATATTTTGCAAAACTGTCCGCTAAACTAGCACTTGTTGGGCGAAATGAAAAAAACCTGTTAGAGACAGTCGCAATGTGTGAAAAGGAAAAAGGTTTTAAGCCTTTAGCTATTGTTGCGGATATTACGAAGGAAGCCGATGTGGAaagaattataaaagaaacattAGACCACTTCAAGCAACTGGACGTGTTAGTCAATAATTCTGGAATTTCAAAAAGCGGTGGAATCAAATCTCTAACTATGGAATCATATGATACTGTAATGAACACCAATGTACGAGGTACCTTCTATCTCACATCATTAGCAGTACCACATCTGATAAAGACAAAAGGAAATATCGTTACAGTATCAAGTATAACTTCATCGCAGTCTATACCAAATATGACAGTATACACAATGTCAAAGGCTGCGCTGGATCAGTTTACCAGAAATCTCGCTGTAGAATTAGGACCAGATGGTGTACGAGCAAACTGCGTTAATCCAGGTTTAGCTAAAACTAATATAGTTAGTCGAATGGGCTATACGGACGATCAGTGTAAtgcattatttgaaaaaatggtAAAGGAAACACCTTTGGGAAGATTAACTGAACCCATTGATGTGGCTGCTTTAATTAGTTTTCTAGCAAGTGATCTGGCTAAAAGTATTACCGGTGCCACACATTCAATCGACGCAGGAAGGTATttgtaaaactattaaatttcaCTTGCCCGGGGATGATATTTAAGGAATGACATACCGTTTCTTATAGAACTTTAATACAGTTACAGTTTAcaatatctaaataatatataaatatatattaataacattttctttttatgtttaaagaaatGCTTGTATTTTGGATGTTTGccttgtatttatataaactctcTTACTTCAACAATGTatcagaataataataatgtcctatattttattataataaacatatgtattatattgcgacgtgtttatttaattacaaacaaactTAACAGCAGTATCATtgctttttcaaaatatactcctgccctgcgattctgtaactcacttcacgaactcacacagcggttttcgcatcggcggtctctcttaaatcagtcgtgaagcagtcattttatgatttggcattctgataaacaataaagtacaagctcccaccttttcagaatgccaaatcataaaatgactgcttcacgactgatttgagagcgaccgccgatgcgaaaaccgctgtgtgagttcgtgaagtgagttacagaatcgcagggcaggacaTCAAATTGctgaaatatgtatatcaaaatttataataactaatgtataatatatgtaaatctTGATTTACTTATGGCAAAATCATGAGCATGAaggtaaagagaatttatgaactattatgtaaatattttatattttattcaaaataatttattgaaatctcaactGACGACTCAAGCGACGTaaatttgagattttaaatttaaaaatgccacgtgtttttattatagaataaataaattgatataattaaatttataatctgtTAGACCCCTTGGTTAAATTAACACGTACTTAAAGTCGTACAATAAGGCAAGCGCTGACTCAAGACCATTCTCAGAGTGTTTCAATAAATTGTCACCAAGAATGATGGAGgtactgttattattttaaaaaattagatttaaaaaaaatcttttttgaagtgaaacttccgTAGTAGACCAGGGTAGATAgccttagaaaaaaaataaaaagtgaaaaaaataatagtaggatgaaacctattggaaagggaggagaatattataaaaattaaaggaaaaataatttacgggcgatctgaggtcgggaaggggtaaggtttatctcgatttccggcaaaactaaaagtcctatggaaataaacaaatggcaaagttgtaggtaatataaagatctaaaacttttatatttacacatttttcacataacctcaaaatttatgtgaaaaattcaaaaaaccaagttttggtttttaatttttatcttttacaaaatttattttttcccacgaaatttggtgaaaacttacctttttatgtctttaatacgctgtaatttatttgatttgaaataataattttttcaccttattttgaattaatatcgaaaaagcaccctaattttcaatggaaaattcacccgtcaaaatatcagctttttttaaaaagttggtgtgctttcagttcgttgaaatctctacttttctatggtaaaaaatatatataatatatatattactttagtaaatcttctcagaaaatgcaaaaaatcgtatgcagtaacgcccagacccgtcatccccttccctacttttAGTCCCTAAAATTGTCCTAATTTAAGATATACAGCTATCcgaataaaacaaagttcacTGATGCGTCAACTTTTtcccttaaaataaaatggaaaTAATCCGTATCCAGCCCATACGTGGCCAGGTACAACGACGACAGGTGGTCAGAAATACATGTTGAAATGGCCCCGGGACCCAAACGGGACCTCAAAATGCACGCCTTTTGTCAGATGAACAGACGAAATTACGATGATGGCGAGTAAAAATGTGTAGACATaggaaaaaattgaaaatttaaatagatctGAAATCCTTGAAAGAATATACATATCCgtgtaaaaatacataaaagttttaattttgattacttTGTGTTAATTTCTCGTGTTGTATGTGTCGCTATTTGAATGGAATAAAATGACTCCCCCTCCCGTATGTCAAATCTAATACGTACCTAATGAGTCTcgactttaaatttaaaattttaagttctCCAAAATAAACCTTCCATTCTTTAAAGCCTGGCAATGTGATCTAATTAATCAATGTGAACCTGTCTATATGGTCAAAAAATTGCTTTTGATTCTATCTTAAGTACGTATACGTAGTAACTGcaagtaagaaataaaatgtttctgCATTTCTTTAATACTTAAATGTTGATTATAGTTTAGGTACAGtacttaattgtaatattcttATAAACAAACCACACATGAACACAGTGCGTTAAGTGCATCAATACAATAAACTATGTACAGGAATGGAGTACCAACGCTATCGCCACCAGTGAGCTGTCGGGAACATTGTTGGCATCCATGAAAAAAACGGAACACGAAGGACCCTACACCATTCAAAGTCTTAATTCACTAGGAAATAGATTAaccaagaaaataatttaatttacattgattttgtatattacatttaaaataaaaatatatataaaatatcttacattgtgtaccaattattaaaattatccaAACACGTGAGTAAATTGTACAGTAACTATGACATAAGATGTTATGAGAGCTAAGAAATGTAAGGGCAGGCGAATATTAATAGAGATGAGGCGAAACACGACTAATTCAAATGGACGCACTTCAAGTATCAATATGGCATCTTCGGTTTTGGCGAGTAGCTTGTCATctgaattgtaaaaaaaatcaaattaattatcaagCGATTACCACATCCTTCTGATGGGTAGGGAGGCGTGGCTTAAGGGGGTTGCGCAAGTCGCTGTGATCCCCCCAAAGCAAGTTTGGTGGACTAACCTTCTCGAGGTTGCCGACCCTATTCTTGGTCTAATACcctatgtattaaaataaataaaataataaataaaaagcctttattgttgttaacaagttttacacagagtagtttcgtgtgcctaaaattacttatgactactatctaaaaaaacacattttgactATTAACTAGAGTTTAACTAATAtactaacaatttttaatatttattgactaTCGGCAAACGGTAGTTCGGATACAACTTGTCTTccgacaaaggcctcctctaaagcTCTCCAGTCTTTTCTCATTTTTGCGGTGCGAGTCCATGTTGAACCCGCTATTTTCTTAACGTCATCCTCCCATCTCTTAGCCTGTCTTCCTCTATGTCTCTTTCCGTCTAAAGGGTACCATTCTGTGATAAGTATTGTCCATTTTTCTTGCTTTTCTCTCATCATATGCCCTGTCCACCTCCACTTCAGCTGTTTGTATGTTGTGTATGCATTCTTAAACTTGGTTTTACTTTTGAtgtctattaatttttctcgGTCTTTTCTTTTGACACCTATTGTACTTCTTTCTATGCTGTTTTgacaaactttaattttatttgctaGATGTTCTGTCAATGCCCAAGTTTGACACCCGTATAGTAAACATGGTAGAATGcacatattaaataccttCCTCTTTTCTTTCCTAGGCATATCTTTGTTCTTCATCACTTCACTGAGTGACCAATATCTTTTCCAAGTATTGGTAACTCTTCTTTCAATCTCTTTTTCCATGCAGCCTTCAGTAGATATTAGCTGTCCTAAGTATACATATTCCTGTACGTACTCTATTTGCtcattgtttacttttatcgTGTCTGTTTGTGATGAGTTTGtcatgatttttgttttatttaaattcatcgATAGTCCAGCTTTGTCACTTACATCTGCTAGCTGTTGCAGCATCATTTCTAGTGATCTTGAATTTTCCGAGAATAATATTAAGTCGTCTGCAAAGCGTAGGTGGCTCAAGTTTTCACCGTTTATGTTTAGTCCCTCATTTGTCCACTCTAGGttcctaaatattatttccaaaACGGCAGAAAATAATTTGGGTGAGATAGGGTCTCCTTGGCGTACACCTCTCATGATAGGGAATTCTTCGCCTATAGTTTCTAACTTAACTTGCGCAGTACTCTTGGTGTATACATTACGAAGTAAtcgtatgtattttgtttgtatacCCTGTATTTTTAGTGCATCCCAGATATATCCGTGTTCTAGTGTGTCGAATGCTTTATTGAAATCGACAAACCCTAGGTAGTAGCTTTTGttgtattctttatatttttgtaatatttgtctAAGGGTGTGTATATGATCTATGGTTGAAAAGTTTCGACGGAATCCAGCTTGTTCTTTGGGCTGATTCTCTTCAAGAATATTTGTAATCCTCAATagtataattttagaaaataccTTATAAATATTAGACATTAAGCTTATGGGCCTGTAATTTGATATATCTCCTTTGTCACCTTTTTTGTGTAGTAATATAATTGTAGATTTAGTCCAATCCTCTGGAATATTTtccgttttaataatttcgttaaatatatttgtaagcaTCGGACCAATTACTGGTGATGTAATTTTCAGTATTTCATTTGTTATGAGGTCTGATCCTGGAGCTTTATCATTCTTTTGTGTACTAATTGCTTTTATGGTTTCTTCGTTTAGTATTTCAGGTATTTCCTCTTCATCGGTAGATGCATCATATTCTCTTACCACTTGTCCCAACTTTTGACTTTGATATAAATTTCGATAAAATTCTGTAGCAGCTTTTAGTATCTCGGGTCTCTTTTCTGTAATTTTACCATccttcttttttatatttagtatccAATCCTTTTTTCGATTTAGTTCTTTCAGTGCCTTTTTTATTCCTCCggttttttctatataattctTCATAGTATTAGATCGTTTCGTTTTTCTTTCGTTCCGTAGTTCTTTGCTTATACTTTTGCTTATTTCTGCGATTTTTCGACGGTTGTCtttagttttcttttcttgtagTAGTTCCTTACGTTTCAGTAGTAGTTGTTTACTTTTGAGTGAGACTTTCTTCTTGCTGTTTGTGTTTACTTTTCTAGGTATAGTTTTTAGTTGGTTTAGTAGtttgttgtatttttcttgtattgaTACGCCTTCTTTACTGTCCattgatatttgtaaattattaagtagGACTTCTGGTTCGCCTTTGTATTGAATAACTgcgtatttattatgaaatcgTCTTGTTTTTTAGGGCGTATCCCTGTCAGTGTAGCTCGAACCATTCTATGgtctgtattaaaatttaagttatgtaTGACCGACACatctttgaatatttttctattgttagtcaTAATAATTTCGATTTCGTTCTTATAAAGGCCGTTCGGTGAGATCCATGtccatttatttcttaatttctttttataaaagctaTTTAGGATACTTAGTCTGttttgtaatgaaaaattGACTAACCTTGTTCCATTTTTGCTTCTAGTTCCCCGTAGCTTCCTATACTAAGTTCTTCTCCGATATTTTGTGTACCGATTTGGCCATTAAAATCTCCCATTATTATGACGTTTTTATATGCAGTTTCAATTGTATTTTGGAGGTCTTCGTAAAATTTCTCGATTTTTGTTATGTCTTCCTTTTTGATAGATTCCGTCGGTGAATACGCCTGGATAATGGACCaatcttcttctttttctatattaagtttaatgtTAAGAATTGCGATACGTTCAGTTATTCCCCTTATTTcttctattttgtttataagatGTCTTTTAATCATGAATCCTATTCCATACATACCCGGCGTCTCTCctttatgatataatatatactttccATGGTCTTCTATATGTTCTCCAAATCTTCTCATTTCGCTGATCCCTATAATATCccattttatttcttgtataGCTAGTTCAAGTTCTTCAAGTTTTTCGGGTGTTCTAAGAGATCGACAGTTGATGGTTGCTATTTGAATATCATTCGTTTTCTTTTTAGTGTGAGTATTGACGTTGACGTTATTTTTAACCTTTAGAGGGTCGTGGTCATTTTCCCCCACGATGACCAGTCGGCTTGGGGGAGCGTGGTGTTTTGTACTTGTGTTGTTTATGTTATAGGTATGTCGTGTTTTCCGTTTACCGATATTCAATTGTTATTGCTTATTATCTAATGAGTTTGAGGGGAGGGAATTGCTTCTAGTTCGCATTAAATCAAAAGCATTTAATCTGTTGGCGTTCGATGGCATGAAGGTTTGTTGTTTCCTtggttgattattattttctggtGATGTTGATGTTTCTCTTCTCCGTTTTCCATTGCTTGTATTACtttttccttttattattattttatcgaaTTTTAAGTATGCGATATTTCCTTTCTTTCTCTCCTCTATAAGTTGTGGCTGCAGTGTTTTCCTTTTCTCCAGCACTTCCTTAGTATAATCTTCTGAAATGTATACATCTTTAAGatttttcttcattttcattatttcgttCTTTTTCCATTCATTCACGAAAGATACCAAGGTAGGTCTTGACTTATCACCTGCTTTTCCAATGCGATAGATGTTATTCACATCGTGATCTTCAATATTTATGCTTAAGTCGGTTTTAAGAacttttttcactttttgtaGTAGTTCTAGGTTAGAGTTTTCGTCCTCTTTTATaccaaaaactattaaattattttgtttcttagCTCTTTTTAAGGTTTCCAGGTCTTTCTCGACGTtttctaattttgtttttaggaTTTTATTTTCTGCTATGATAGGTTGTAACTTTTCATCCATTCTCTCCATTATTTTGTTAGTTATAGAAGTTTGTAGCTCCGTGGTTTGTTTTTGCATTTCATTTTTCACTTTGTCAAATAAAAGTTGAAATTGACCATCCATTTTgtgttgttaaaaaattatagtatagGAAATATAAAGAATTCCGAAATTGCACAGTAACAAATGCTCCTTCAATAATGTGACAGTACAAATGTCACTGCAATAAATGCTCTTTACAGTAATTTCTACGTATTTACCTCGAACTTTATTTGGTATTATGTTTAAGCAACACGGTCGTAGATACAAAATAACCACGTAGAAAGTTAAGCAAATTTTTCTTTCTCACTTCACttgcttatattttattgttcacgtttttttttttagtcacCAACACAATAACACTTTTGAAAAgtagattttttgtatttattccgTTGTCCACAAAGTAACTATCTTTTCCAGGGATAGATATTCCGCtgatattgtttaattattactttttatagtatatttttaccattaactatatttaattgacttttttttgtGGACTCGATGCAAACGTTACGACtaccctatttttttttttaccctaTGTATTAGACGTAACTAAAACCACCAGGCGAACTATTGCACGGATGGAGAGATCATGTCCTTGCGAGTTCATCGTCCGAAAAGAAAGAACGGTAGATAGTGAATGACCTCCCGCGTGTTTGTGCCGTGCGCGGGGACCCGTACGGGGGGATGAAGGAATCCTGGGGGTTGAGTGGCGTAGTGCGGCGGTTACAGTTGTGCGCTACACACAACACACCTCTTCGGTTTGGATTTCTCCTCACACGGGAGGCCGAGGTTTAGCTAACCACGGTCAATCGGCTATGGTATCCCATAAGCGGGCTGCCGAGCGAGAGTCAGGATGTGGGGGGGGGCCGTTGGCGTGGTACAGGACTCGGGGTGAGTTTGCGTCATCGTCTCGTGATGCGAACAGCTCCATATTTCCTTGCTGCGTGCGGATGCGTCTGCCTCTCCACGTGCTGGCTCTATACCGAAGGAGTAGCTCTGACGTCGCTTGCTGAGCAAGGGGCGTCCCCGACTTGAGGGCTCCGTGGCGGGTGGACCGCTCCAACGGTGAATTTATACCATACCACCTCATGGATAAAGAGGCTAAACAACATAACCAACATAAGGCTGCATCCTCGGATGCGCCTAAAACCAACAAACCCAGGGTTGCGTCTTTGGACGTGTCGCGGTGCAAGTCACCAATGACACGATACTCTGATGCCCCTGTCTCACACTCGGATGCACCCATACGGGCAGCGTCGGGACTTCAAAGGAGAGGGAAGCGGCTGGGGATGCGCCAAACCGGGCTGTATCCCAGACCGTACCCCCCTCGATGGAACCCCAAATACCACCGCACAAGGATG encodes the following:
- the LOC125051748 gene encoding uncharacterized oxidoreductase TM_0325-like codes for the protein MDFTGKVVLITGASSGFGATTAVYFAKLSAKLALVGRNEKNLLETVAMCEKEKGFKPLAIVADITKEADVERIIKETLDHFKQLDVLVNNSGISKSGGIKSLTMESYDTVMNTNVRGTFYLTSLAVPHLIKTKGNIVTVSSITSSQSIPNMTVYTMSKAALDQFTRNLAVELGPDGVRANCVNPGLAKTNIVSRMGYTDDQCNALFEKMVKETPLGRLTEPIDVAALISFLASDLAKSITGATHSIDAGRYL